Proteins co-encoded in one Candidatus Kuenenbacteria bacterium genomic window:
- a CDS encoding class I SAM-dependent methyltransferase, whose amino-acid sequence MEDKIFPGGRELLDAHDLLINQLGISYGSKVADLGCGTTGYFAFQAAQVAGDTGMVYVVDIQKLILKNIENRAKMLGLGNIKTVWSNLENYGATEINDGSVDYAFLINVLFQNKKPETILREAARLLKRGGKILVVDWKSGRFPFGPTSEAKVLPERVRELALGAGLKEIKEINAGKFHYGLIFEKI is encoded by the coding sequence ATGGAAGACAAAATATTCCCGGGGGGCAGGGAGCTTTTGGACGCCCATGATTTATTGATAAATCAACTGGGTATTAGCTATGGTTCAAAGGTGGCTGATTTGGGTTGTGGCACGACTGGCTATTTTGCTTTTCAGGCGGCTCAGGTGGCTGGTGATACGGGCATGGTTTATGTGGTTGATATTCAAAAATTGATTTTGAAAAATATAGAGAATAGGGCAAAAATGCTTGGGCTTGGGAACATAAAGACTGTTTGGTCAAATCTTGAGAACTATGGGGCGACAGAAATTAATGATGGCTCTGTAGATTATGCTTTTTTGATTAATGTTTTATTTCAGAATAAAAAACCGGAGACTATTTTGAGAGAGGCGGCGAGACTCCTGAAGCGGGGTGGAAAAATTTTGGTGGTTGATTGGAAGAGTGGAAGGTTTCCTTTTGGGCCCACAAGTGAAGCAAAGGTTTTGCCAGAAAGAGTGCGGGAACTGGCTTTGGGCGCCGGCTTGAAAGAAATAAAAGAAATAAATGCTGGAAAATTTCATTACGGATTAATTTTTGAAAAAATATAA
- a CDS encoding GrpB family protein, translating into MTIKNYTVVPYQPSWPIWFKEESDNIKLIFKHAILKSHHIGSTSVPGLAGKPTIDMLFIVKNVSQIDSQLILMEKIGYQSLGAKNDPGTRLLEKYVNGQRRFIAHFYPVNHPEIKQMLATRDYLRSHPLDTKKYSVLKFSLFKKFPNYYQKYSAQKYKLMATIKKKALAWSNNITAFQNARQKEKNKIFKKLITIFSAIALEGHIFGSLARGSSDEFSDIDFWATFSDQKIKKIIAQRLKLYKKIGKIIIYHEAQQNYPLGGTYAYLLFQTSAGPIHVDLYLSPKNSARLWGKSKILFNKKNLKIPKGKMIYETKRETRDIQDRVKFIICMTFNGIKKIIRKNDNKFLDFLVEIYNDLRQKSFPKIKKVTPKNSTKTLEKILDNLFIISNRENRQAIQQIKLFLNQIKKLYL; encoded by the coding sequence ATGACCATCAAAAATTATACCGTGGTTCCCTACCAGCCATCTTGGCCTATCTGGTTCAAAGAAGAAAGTGATAACATCAAGCTCATTTTTAAACATGCTATTTTAAAAAGTCACCATATTGGCAGTACCTCGGTCCCCGGTCTGGCCGGAAAACCAACTATTGATATGTTGTTTATTGTCAAAAATGTTTCCCAAATCGACTCCCAGCTTATCCTTATGGAAAAAATTGGCTATCAATCACTTGGCGCGAAAAATGATCCTGGTACTCGCCTTTTAGAAAAGTACGTTAACGGACAAAGGCGTTTCATCGCCCATTTTTATCCAGTCAATCACCCAGAAATAAAACAAATGCTCGCCACGAGAGATTATCTTCGCTCACATCCATTAGACACCAAAAAGTATAGCGTCCTTAAATTTTCCTTATTTAAAAAATTTCCCAACTATTACCAAAAATACAGCGCTCAAAAATATAAACTGATGGCTACTATAAAAAAGAAAGCCCTGGCTTGGTCAAATAATATCACCGCCTTCCAAAACGCAAGGCAAAAAGAAAAAAATAAAATTTTTAAAAAACTAATAACCATCTTCTCCGCTATTGCTCTAGAGGGTCACATTTTTGGCTCGCTTGCTCGTGGCTCATCAGATGAATTTAGCGATATAGATTTTTGGGCCACTTTTTCTGATCAAAAAATTAAGAAAATAATAGCTCAACGGCTCAAACTCTACAAAAAAATCGGTAAAATTATAATTTATCACGAGGCTCAACAAAATTATCCGCTCGGGGGAACATACGCCTACTTATTATTCCAAACCAGCGCTGGGCCAATTCATGTTGATCTTTATTTATCACCAAAAAACAGCGCCCGCCTCTGGGGTAAATCCAAAATACTTTTTAATAAAAAAAATCTAAAAATTCCCAAGGGTAAAATGATTTATGAAACCAAAAGAGAAACACGCGATATTCAAGACCGAGTTAAGTTCATCATTTGTATGACCTTCAACGGTATAAAAAAAATTATCCGCAAAAATGATAATAAGTTCTTAGATTTTCTCGTGGAAATATATAATGATTTGCGCCAAAAGTCATTCCCCAAAATTAAAAAAGTTACCCCCAAAAATTCTACCAAAACCCTAGAGAAAATTCTAGATAATTTATTTATAATTTCCAACAGAGAAAACAGGCAAGCTATACAGCAAATAAAATTATTTTTGAACCAAATTAAAAAATTATATCTCTAG
- a CDS encoding YraN family protein codes for MNNREKGRRGEELAEKYLQENNYKVVEKNYYTRWGEIDIIARDRKTEELVFVEVKMRNSVACGLPEESVTEGKLEKLEMTAEVYRQEKAEDGRYRFDCLAIEGRGNNKDFRITHYKNIGLS; via the coding sequence ATGAATAATCGCGAGAAGGGCAGGAGGGGTGAAGAGTTGGCAGAAAAATATTTACAGGAAAATAATTATAAAGTTGTAGAAAAAAATTATTATACACGCTGGGGTGAGATAGACATCATAGCGAGAGATAGAAAAACTGAAGAACTGGTTTTTGTGGAGGTAAAAATGAGGAATTCCGTGGCTTGTGGTTTACCAGAGGAATCAGTGACGGAGGGCAAGCTAGAGAAATTGGAGATGACGGCAGAAGTTTATCGTCAGGAGAAGGCAGAGGATGGGCGCTATCGTTTTGACTGCCTAGCGATAGAGGGAAGGGGAAATAATAAAGATTTTAGAATAACACATTATAAAAATATTGGTTTAAGCTAG
- the ruvB gene encoding Holliday junction branch migration DNA helicase RuvB, whose translation MAEERITTPEEKEEDQGFDLTLRPRSLDEFIGQGQIKSNLKIFIEAARQRGEALEHVLFYGAPGLGKTTLSHIIAREMDVNIKVTSGPAIEKAGDLAAILTNLERGDVLFIDEIHRLNRSIEEILYPAMEDYALDIIIGKGPSARTLKLDLPHFTLVGATTRLSLLSSPLRDRFGNIFRIDFYKPEEIHKVVERSAKILGVDIENEAAGEISRRARSTPRIANRLLKRVRDFAQVKGNDKINKEVSDEALKMLDIDMLGLDEIDRRVLKVIIEKYNGGPVGLGTIAAATNEEIATIEEIYEPFLLQQGFLMRTPRGRVATKSAYEHLGFKPPEETKLF comes from the coding sequence ATGGCAGAAGAAAGGATAACAACACCAGAAGAAAAAGAAGAAGATCAGGGTTTTGATTTGACACTAAGGCCGAGAAGTCTAGATGAATTTATCGGGCAGGGACAGATCAAGTCAAATTTGAAAATTTTTATTGAGGCGGCTCGGCAGCGAGGCGAGGCCTTGGAGCATGTGCTTTTTTATGGAGCGCCGGGTCTGGGCAAGACAACTCTGTCACATATCATTGCCAGAGAGATGGATGTGAATATAAAGGTGACAAGTGGGCCAGCGATTGAAAAGGCTGGAGATTTGGCCGCAATTTTGACCAACCTAGAGAGAGGCGATGTCCTTTTTATTGATGAGATACATAGATTGAATAGGAGTATTGAAGAAATTCTTTATCCGGCGATGGAAGATTATGCCTTGGATATTATTATTGGCAAGGGGCCATCAGCTAGGACATTGAAATTGGATTTACCACATTTTACTTTGGTCGGGGCAACAACCAGATTGAGTTTGTTGTCTTCACCCCTTCGTGATCGGTTTGGTAATATTTTTAGAATTGATTTTTATAAGCCAGAGGAAATACATAAAGTGGTAGAGAGGTCGGCAAAGATATTGGGAGTTGATATAGAAAATGAGGCGGCAGGAGAGATATCTAGGCGTGCTCGTTCTACGCCGAGAATTGCCAATAGGCTTTTGAAGAGAGTCCGGGATTTTGCCCAAGTCAAAGGGAATGATAAAATTAATAAAGAGGTGAGTGATGAGGCGTTGAAGATGCTCGATATCGATATGCTTGGACTGGACGAGATCGATAGGAGAGTGTTGAAAGTAATTATTGAAAAATATAATGGAGGCCCGGTGGGACTCGGTACAATTGCGGCGGCGACGAATGAAGAAATAGCTACGATAGAGGAAATTTATGAACCGTTTTTGTTGCAACAGGGATTTTTGATGCGGACACCACGAGGGCGGGTAGCGACCAAAAGTGCTTATGAGCATCTGGGTTTTAAGCCGCCAGAAGAGACTAAATTATTTTAA
- a CDS encoding Glu/Leu/Phe/Val dehydrogenase yields MNAFNNAMEQLKKSAELINLEASVWERLKKPENILQVSLPVKMDSGELKVFEGYRVQYNNSRGPYKGGLRFHPKTDLNEVKALAFWMAIKCAVVGVPYGGAKGGITVDPKKLSVGELERLTRVFTQKLANFIGPEKDIPAPDVYTNPQIMAWMVDEYSKIKGYNVPGLVTGKPVEIGGSLGRNEATGLGGFFVMEQLAKKIKLNPKKTTVAIQGFGNVGYNLAVFLHKAGYKIMAVSDSQGGIWNKNGHDMDPEEVMKAKKEKGQIDGCYCRGTVCDCLNFAKIDNEKLLQLSVDILVPAALEGAINEKNVGRVKAKIVLEMANGGITPEAEEKLNKKGVVVVPDVLANAGGVAVSYFEWVQNLQNYHWSLEEVNKRLEKIMSESFDEVWQRKEKYQTNLRMGAFALALERIGAAMKVRE; encoded by the coding sequence ATGAATGCATTTAATAATGCGATGGAGCAATTGAAAAAATCCGCAGAACTGATCAATCTTGAGGCCAGCGTGTGGGAAAGATTGAAAAAACCGGAGAATATTTTACAAGTATCTTTACCAGTAAAAATGGATAGCGGGGAATTGAAAGTTTTTGAAGGCTATAGGGTGCAATACAATAATAGTCGCGGACCATATAAGGGGGGATTGCGTTTTCATCCGAAGACTGATTTGAATGAAGTGAAAGCCTTGGCTTTTTGGATGGCGATCAAGTGCGCGGTGGTGGGGGTTCCTTATGGCGGGGCCAAGGGTGGAATAACGGTGGACCCAAAAAAATTATCAGTGGGAGAATTGGAAAGATTGACTCGGGTCTTCACACAAAAATTGGCAAATTTTATTGGGCCAGAGAAAGATATCCCGGCCCCAGATGTTTATACCAATCCGCAAATCATGGCTTGGATGGTTGATGAATATTCAAAAATAAAAGGATATAATGTGCCGGGGTTAGTAACGGGTAAGCCGGTGGAAATCGGCGGGTCGCTCGGTCGCAATGAGGCGACAGGGCTCGGCGGATTTTTTGTGATGGAGCAACTGGCCAAGAAAATAAAATTAAACCCAAAAAAGACAACGGTCGCGATTCAGGGTTTTGGTAATGTAGGCTATAATTTGGCAGTGTTTTTGCACAAAGCAGGATATAAAATAATGGCGGTGTCTGATTCGCAAGGTGGGATCTGGAATAAAAATGGCCATGACATGGACCCAGAGGAAGTGATGAAAGCAAAAAAAGAAAAAGGGCAGATTGATGGTTGCTATTGTCGGGGTACGGTGTGTGATTGTTTGAATTTTGCCAAAATTGATAATGAAAAATTATTACAACTATCAGTAGATATTTTGGTACCAGCGGCTTTGGAAGGGGCGATCAATGAGAAAAATGTCGGTCGGGTAAAAGCGAAAATAGTTTTGGAGATGGCCAATGGTGGGATAACCCCGGAAGCAGAAGAAAAGTTAAACAAGAAGGGGGTTGTCGTAGTACCGGATGTGCTGGCCAATGCAGGTGGGGTGGCGGTGTCGTATTTTGAGTGGGTGCAAAATTTGCAGAATTATCATTGGAGTTTGGAGGAAGTCAATAAAAGATTGGAGAAAATCATGAGTGAGTCTTTTGATGAGGTGTGGCAGAGGAAAGAAAAATATCAGACTAATCTGCGTATGGGCGCATTTGCTTTGGCCCTGGAGAGGATTGGGGCGGCGATGAAAGTACGCGAATAA
- a CDS encoding aminopeptidase, which produces MPNNRKNGGKKFLMGGGLFWDLTSKKEQGVAESLGDEYKKFLKVCRTEKQTIREVERLAKQRGFVRGDLNSGLAKGKDKLIFINRDKSAVLINFGKGDLMAGANFLVAHTDSPRMDLKVKPLYEDGGIAYFKPNYYGGIKKYHWPVTPLAMQGTVVLKNGQEIEIDIGLKENDPVFVISDLLPHLDHERMDKPLGKAIDAEELNIIVGTKPVADKKAKERVKMAALEWLNKNYQIGEEELFAADIRFVPAYSPRDVGFDRGLIASYGQDDRVCVFAALEAFLETKNKRVSVLYLVDKEETGSIGATSAESMFLENVISWLIEQRGIKINIYDFYRKSRGISADVTAAYDPDYKQAYDLNNVAHLGHGVVIEKYLGHRGKSYTMEAEPFFIREIITLFNKNKVVWQTGHLGKAEAGGGGSIAGYLANRNMEMVDIGVPLLNMHAPYELSSKADIYSAYKGYKAFLEN; this is translated from the coding sequence ATGCCTAATAATAGGAAAAATGGAGGGAAAAAGTTTTTGATGGGAGGGGGTCTTTTTTGGGATTTAACCTCAAAGAAAGAGCAGGGGGTGGCCGAGAGCCTGGGTGATGAATATAAGAAATTTTTGAAAGTTTGTAGGACAGAGAAGCAGACTATCAGAGAGGTAGAAAGACTGGCAAAGCAGAGGGGGTTTGTACGAGGTGATTTAAACAGTGGATTGGCAAAAGGCAAAGATAAATTGATTTTTATAAACCGAGACAAGAGCGCTGTTTTGATAAATTTTGGTAAAGGCGATTTAATGGCTGGGGCCAATTTTTTGGTGGCGCACACGGATTCACCACGAATGGACCTGAAGGTAAAACCGCTTTATGAGGATGGGGGTATTGCCTATTTTAAACCAAATTATTATGGTGGCATAAAAAAATATCATTGGCCAGTAACGCCTTTGGCAATGCAAGGAACAGTGGTTTTGAAAAATGGACAAGAGATAGAGATCGATATTGGCTTAAAGGAAAATGATCCAGTGTTTGTGATTTCTGATTTATTGCCGCACCTAGATCACGAGAGGATGGATAAGCCTCTGGGTAAGGCGATCGATGCGGAGGAACTCAATATTATTGTGGGGACAAAACCAGTAGCAGACAAAAAGGCCAAAGAGAGGGTAAAAATGGCAGCATTAGAATGGCTCAATAAAAATTATCAAATAGGCGAAGAGGAGTTATTTGCGGCAGATATCAGATTCGTGCCGGCTTACAGCCCGAGAGATGTTGGTTTTGATCGGGGCCTTATAGCGAGCTATGGGCAAGATGATCGAGTATGTGTGTTTGCGGCCCTGGAAGCATTTTTGGAGACAAAAAACAAAAGGGTTAGTGTTTTGTATTTGGTGGACAAGGAAGAGACAGGTAGTATTGGGGCGACTAGTGCCGAATCAATGTTTTTGGAAAACGTGATTAGCTGGCTAATAGAACAAAGAGGAATAAAAATAAATATTTATGATTTTTATAGAAAGTCGAGAGGCATCTCGGCTGACGTAACTGCGGCCTATGACCCGGACTATAAACAGGCATATGATCTCAATAATGTGGCGCACCTGGGCCACGGGGTAGTAATAGAGAAATATTTGGGACACCGAGGCAAATCTTATACTATGGAAGCAGAACCATTTTTTATTAGAGAGATTATAACTTTATTTAATAAAAATAAAGTGGTTTGGCAGACAGGGCACCTGGGTAAGGCAGAAGCTGGTGGGGGTGGATCGATCGCCGGGTATTTGGCCAATCGTAATATGGAAATGGTAGATATTGGGGTGCCACTTCTGAACATGCATGCGCCGTATGAACTTTCTAGTAAGGCGGATATATATTCAGCTTATAAAGGTTATAAAGCGTTTTTGGAAAATTAA
- a CDS encoding RNA methyltransferase → MKNKKELYLIAQNIRSLFNIGSIFRSADVFGVTKIYLCGYTAAPPNQKIEKVSLGAENFVPWEKHWQTHLLVSKLKSQGVKIYALETGPKTKNLTTFKPQLPCALVVGNEVKGISRKILSQADAVISIPMLGQKESLNVAIAASIGLYELGKYKQ, encoded by the coding sequence ATGAAAAATAAAAAAGAGCTCTACCTAATCGCCCAAAATATTAGAAGTCTCTTTAATATTGGCTCCATCTTTAGGTCGGCCGATGTTTTTGGCGTAACCAAAATCTATCTCTGCGGCTACACTGCCGCTCCGCCCAACCAGAAAATAGAAAAAGTCTCTCTTGGCGCAGAAAATTTTGTGCCTTGGGAAAAACACTGGCAAACTCACTTGTTGGTATCCAAGCTCAAGAGCCAAGGCGTTAAAATCTATGCCCTAGAAACTGGTCCCAAAACCAAAAACCTCACCACTTTTAAACCCCAGTTACCCTGCGCCCTCGTCGTCGGCAACGAAGTCAAGGGCATTAGTAGAAAAATATTGAGCCAAGCCGACGCTGTCATCTCCATCCCCATGCTCGGTCAAAAAGAATCCCTCAACGTCGCCATCGCCGCGAGTATCGGCCTTTATGAGCTTGGCAAATATAAACAATAA
- a CDS encoding PH domain-containing protein — MFSLKYIPHREPDEKVVFVLHRHKFVFGVVALAFLILAILPFFIYFLISKEMPQALESQFWSIFLKLLLFLFYMFWWMLFYYAFLDYYLDVWMVTNYRVIGVEQRGLFHRVVAEYKLFRIQDVLAEQKGFFPTVIDYGNVHIQTAGEQEVVNFKQVPNPNHVARELIRLIEFNKKKLAAKELKDEVKTI; from the coding sequence ATGTTTAGCTTGAAGTATATACCGCACAGAGAACCAGACGAAAAAGTGGTTTTTGTATTGCATAGGCACAAATTTGTTTTTGGGGTCGTGGCTCTGGCTTTTTTGATTTTGGCCATTTTGCCATTTTTTATTTATTTTTTAATTAGCAAAGAAATGCCCCAGGCTTTAGAGAGCCAGTTTTGGTCAATATTTTTGAAATTATTACTATTTCTGTTTTATATGTTTTGGTGGATGTTGTTTTATTATGCTTTTTTGGATTATTACCTAGATGTTTGGATGGTGACAAATTATAGGGTAATTGGCGTGGAGCAGCGAGGGCTTTTTCATCGAGTGGTGGCTGAATACAAACTTTTTCGCATTCAGGATGTTTTGGCGGAGCAAAAAGGATTTTTCCCAACGGTGATTGATTATGGTAATGTGCATATTCAAACAGCCGGAGAACAGGAAGTGGTGAACTTTAAACAAGTACCCAATCCCAATCATGTGGCGAGAGAGTTGATACGGCTTATAGAATTCAATAAAAAGAAATTAGCCGCCAAAGAATTAAAAGATGAAGTTAAAACTATTTGA
- a CDS encoding DUF3006 domain-containing protein, which yields MGQDFFGQRRFVLGTLDRFEGEQAVLKMEDGQTINWPKGDLPGDAVEGAAVKIFLTTARTEEEERERTAKAVLNELLKTE from the coding sequence ATGGGTCAGGATTTTTTTGGACAAAGGAGATTTGTGTTGGGGACATTGGATCGCTTTGAGGGAGAGCAGGCTGTTTTGAAAATGGAAGATGGGCAGACAATAAATTGGCCAAAAGGAGATTTGCCGGGCGATGCTGTCGAAGGAGCGGCGGTAAAAATATTTTTGACTACGGCCAGGACAGAAGAAGAAGAAAGAGAGCGCACAGCCAAGGCGGTTTTGAATGAGTTATTAAAGACAGAATAA
- a CDS encoding ribonuclease HII produces the protein MFNYPNYKIEKDLWKKGFDCVAGLDEAGRGAWAGPVVAAAVILPRDFRFRGLKDSKLLSPQKREELFVVINKNALAIGVGIVSEKIIDNEGIIGATRKAFLEAVEKIKETADYLLVDGIKIFEHLIPSSFHIKGDRKIASVAAASVVAKVTRDHIMKDYHQRYPHYSFDQHKGYGTAEHAGFLEQHGWCDIHRKSFRPVAEKGYRHFEED, from the coding sequence ATGTTTAATTATCCAAATTATAAAATAGAAAAAGATCTTTGGAAGAAGGGCTTTGATTGTGTGGCGGGTTTGGATGAGGCGGGTCGGGGGGCTTGGGCAGGGCCGGTAGTGGCGGCGGCTGTGATTTTACCAAGAGATTTTAGGTTTAGAGGATTGAAAGACTCCAAGCTTTTGAGTCCGCAAAAAAGGGAAGAATTGTTTGTGGTGATAAACAAAAATGCTTTGGCTATAGGAGTGGGAATTGTTTCGGAAAAAATTATTGATAATGAGGGAATTATTGGGGCGACCAGAAAAGCCTTTTTGGAAGCAGTGGAAAAAATAAAAGAAACAGCGGATTATCTTTTGGTTGATGGAATAAAAATTTTTGAGCATCTAATCCCTAGTAGTTTTCATATAAAAGGTGACAGAAAGATTGCTTCGGTGGCAGCGGCTAGTGTCGTGGCTAAGGTGACAAGGGATCATATTATGAAAGATTATCATCAACGGTATCCTCATTATAGTTTTGATCAGCATAAAGGATATGGGACGGCCGAACATGCTGGATTTTTGGAACAACATGGCTGGTGTGATATTCATCGCAAGAGTTTTCGGCCGGTGGCAGAAAAGGGATATCGGCATTTCGAAGAAGATTAG